A genomic segment from Sphingomonas oryzagri encodes:
- a CDS encoding low molecular weight protein-tyrosine-phosphatase, producing the protein MADLHAVLFVCMGNICRSPLAEAAFRDVAVRLNLHVEVDSAGTGGWHAGDPPDARAQAEALRHGIDISNYRARQVTQDDFRRFTHILALDSDNLADLRAIAPSGATAWLGLLLDHADGRAGESVADPYYGKRADFEQTWRDVSAAAEGLGRALAQS; encoded by the coding sequence ATGGCCGATCTGCACGCCGTCCTGTTCGTCTGTATGGGGAATATCTGCCGATCCCCGCTTGCGGAGGCGGCGTTCCGCGATGTTGCCGTACGCCTGAACCTGCATGTCGAGGTGGATTCGGCCGGTACCGGTGGATGGCATGCGGGCGATCCGCCGGATGCGCGCGCCCAGGCCGAGGCGCTCCGGCATGGGATCGATATCTCCAACTATCGCGCCCGGCAGGTCACGCAGGATGATTTCCGCCGCTTCACCCATATTCTCGCGCTCGACAGCGATAATCTCGCCGATCTTCGCGCGATCGCGCCGTCCGGCGCAACGGCCTGGCTTGGCCTGCTGCTCGATCACGCCGATGGCCGGGCAGGAGAAAGCGTGGCCGATCCCTATTACGGGAAGCGCGCCGATTTCGAGCAGACCTGGCGGGATGTTTCGGCCGCGGCAGAAGGGCTCGGTAGGGCGCTCGCGCAAAGCTAG